A window of the Rhizobium brockwellii genome harbors these coding sequences:
- a CDS encoding carboxylesterase/lipase family protein: protein MFVDGSRKFLLFLAVASCQVTFAPRLGAADDTVTIDSGMLKGERSGTVISFKGIPYAAPPVGDLRWRNPRPMKPWSGTRDARNFGPSCMQTDDLPKSEDCLTLNVWTPVKRARTPLPVMVWIYGGALAHGNTPQYPGGQLAARKVVFVSMNYRMGRLGYFAHPALMKEAPDEPVGNYGYMDQLAALKWVQQNIEAFGGDPKKVTIFGESAGGGSVMAHMISPLSRGLFRGAILQSPGLPTARAESTPLSPLKAAEKTALDYAASLGINGSDADALTALRALPAEKLTEGASAQEVLAGMSTGKPVIGISGAMIDGRFLLETPEAAFAAGRQAPVPVIVGANDRDLGLGQAATKDDLFALFGKHAGEARTLYDPTGQQTLAELKQQVLADKTLVEPSRHLADEMIRAGQPTWWYRFSYVAEALRNDPAWKGTLHGFEIPYTLNIPNALVKDKVTPADWAMATLASDYWVEFATKGDPNGGSRPKWPHHDPSVHRVIDFTNHGVTFGADPLKPRLDLWQSYWQEKK from the coding sequence GGTGACGTTCGCGCCACGATTGGGTGCGGCAGACGACACCGTTACGATCGACAGCGGAATGCTGAAGGGTGAGAGATCAGGCACGGTCATCAGCTTCAAAGGCATACCCTATGCGGCGCCGCCGGTCGGTGATCTGAGATGGCGTAATCCCAGACCGATGAAGCCATGGAGCGGGACCAGGGATGCCCGCAATTTCGGTCCGTCCTGCATGCAGACGGACGACCTGCCGAAGTCAGAGGATTGTTTGACCCTCAATGTCTGGACACCCGTCAAGCGTGCCCGGACGCCGCTGCCGGTGATGGTTTGGATTTACGGCGGCGCTCTTGCCCATGGAAACACCCCTCAGTATCCCGGTGGCCAGCTGGCTGCCCGGAAAGTTGTGTTCGTCAGCATGAACTACCGCATGGGCCGGCTGGGTTATTTTGCCCATCCTGCACTTATGAAGGAAGCCCCTGACGAGCCCGTCGGCAACTATGGTTACATGGACCAGCTTGCAGCCTTGAAATGGGTCCAGCAAAATATCGAAGCCTTCGGCGGCGATCCGAAGAAAGTGACGATCTTCGGAGAGTCGGCAGGTGGCGGCTCGGTGATGGCGCACATGATATCGCCGTTGTCACGGGGGCTTTTCCGGGGCGCCATTCTACAGTCACCGGGTCTGCCTACCGCGCGTGCTGAGAGCACGCCTTTGTCTCCTTTAAAAGCAGCAGAGAAAACCGCGTTGGACTATGCGGCTTCTCTGGGAATCAACGGCAGCGATGCCGACGCTCTCACCGCCCTTCGGGCGCTGCCTGCGGAAAAGCTGACCGAAGGTGCATCGGCACAAGAGGTGCTGGCGGGAATGTCGACAGGCAAGCCCGTCATCGGCATCTCAGGCGCGATGATCGACGGACGGTTTTTGCTCGAAACGCCGGAAGCGGCTTTTGCGGCAGGCCGTCAAGCGCCGGTTCCCGTCATCGTCGGGGCAAATGATCGTGATCTCGGTCTTGGTCAGGCCGCGACGAAAGACGATCTCTTCGCACTATTCGGGAAGCATGCGGGCGAAGCCCGCACCCTTTACGATCCGACCGGCCAACAGACGCTCGCTGAGCTCAAGCAGCAGGTTCTGGCCGACAAGACGCTTGTCGAACCATCTCGCCACCTCGCTGACGAGATGATCCGCGCTGGTCAGCCGACGTGGTGGTATCGTTTCTCCTATGTCGCCGAGGCTCTCCGCAACGATCCGGCATGGAAAGGCACTCTGCACGGCTTCGAAATTCCATATACGCTCAACATTCCAAACGCACTTGTCAAAGATAAGGTGACACCTGCCGATTGGGCCATGGCCACATTGGCGAGTGACTACTGGGTCGAATTTGCAACGAAGGGTGACCCCAATGGCGGCTCCCGGCCAAAATGGCCTCACCACGACCCATCCGTCCACAGGGTCATCGACTTCACCAATCACGGCGTGACGTTCGGAGCAGATCCGCTGAAGCCGAGGCTCGACCTCTGGCAAAGCTATTGGCAGGAAAAGAAGTGA